The Daphnia magna isolate NIES unplaced genomic scaffold, ASM2063170v1.1 Dm_contigs296, whole genome shotgun sequence DNA segment tgagtttttacttctatatgtaaactgcatggaatatacttgtattcaatgtgaatacactgttataccatgagtttttacttctatatgtaaacagcatcaaatatacttgtattcaatgtgaatacactgttataccatgagtttttacttctatatgtaaactgcatggaatatacttgtattcaatgtgaatacactgttataccatgagtttttacttctatatgtaaactgcatggaatatacttgtattcaatgtgaatacactgttataccatgagtttttacttctatatgtaaactgcatggaatatacttgtattcaatgtgaatacactgttataccatgagtttttacttctatatataaacagcatcaaatatacttgtattcaatgtgaatacactgttataccatgagtttttacttctatatgtaaacagcatcaaatatacttgtattcaatgtgaatacactgttataccatgagtttttacttctatatgtaaactgcatggaatatacttgtattcaatgtgaatacactgttataccatgagtttttacttctatatgtaaactgcatggaatatacttgtattcaatgtgaatacactgttataccatgagtttttctttctatatgtaaactgcatggaatatacttgtattcaatgtgaatacactgttataccatgagtttttacttctatatgtaaacagcatcaaatatacttgtattcaatgtgaatacactgttataccatgagtttttacttctatatgtaaactgcatcgaatatacttgtattcaatgtgaatacactgttataccatgagtttttacttctatatgtaaacagcatcaaatatacttgtattcaatgtgaatacactgttataccatgagtttttacttctatatgtaaacagcatcaaatatacttgtattcaatgtgaatacactgttataccatgagtttttacttctatatgtaaacagcatcaaatatacttgtattcaatgtgaatacactgttataccatgagtttttacttctatatgtaaactgcatcaaatatacttgtattcaatgtgaatacactgttataccatgagtttttacttctatatgtaaactgcatggaatatacttgtattcaatgtgaatacactgttataccatgagtttttacttctatatgtaaactgcatcaaatatacttgtattcaatgtgaatacactgttataccatgagtttttacttctatatgtaaacagcatcaaatatacttgtattcaatgtgaatacactgttataccatgagtttttacttctatatgtaaactgcatggaatatacttgtattcaatgtgaatacactgttataccatgagtttttacttctatatgtaaacagcatcaaatatacttgtattcaatgtgaatacactgttataccatgagtttttacttctatatgtaaactgcatggaatatacttgtattcaatgtgaatacactgttataccatgagtttttacttctatatgtaaactgcatggaatatacttgtattcaatgtgaatacactgttataccatgagtttttacttctatatgtaaacagcatcaaatatacttgtattcaatgtgaatacactgttataccatgagtttttacttctatatgtaaacagcatcaaatatacttgtattcaatgtgaatacactgttataccatgagtttttacttctatatgtaaacagcatcaaatatacttgtatttgttCGGAAGGAATCGTGTGTCTAGCGTTACCTTACCGAATTGAGTTGTAAATAGTTAAAGTTGATGACACAAGTTTGAGATTGCGACGCTGACTGTATTGAACTGACTTGTTGGGTAGATAGATTGAGACTCTCCGGGCCCGACCCCCTCCAAAATATGACATTGACACCAGGGGGGGGGAAAGGGCACAAAGAATCAGTACAGTCGGGCGGGTGACAAGGGGCCACCTATCGGGGGCCCCGAAGATCGTATTCCCGTAAATGGGCCGGAATCCTGGTTGTTCGGCCGGATCTCATCGTCGGCCGTTGGGGACGTCTTTCGTTTCCAACATACTCCCCACCAGAGCCCATGCCTTGGGCCTCGACCTCGCCGACGTCAGTTGCGGCCGGATTGGCCACATGATCATCTTCTTCGACGTCAGCTGGATCGATCGAAAGCAATGGGAATGGAGCCGGATCGGGTGGATTTGGAAATTGCGGAGCAGTTGTTTCAGCTGGCTCCGGATTCAATACACCGTCTGCGATCTCCACATCTTCCGGTTGATCTTCTCTAAGTTCTACGGGATACAAACATTGAATGGCTCGGGTTAATAAATTACCGGATGGGAACTTGACGATCGCGGATCGGACTAAGCCGTCGCAGCTGGGGAGTAATTCCTTGACTACTCCCGTCTTCCACATGAGCCGTTTGGAAAGTTTGTCGTGGATTACGACAACTTCTCCGACGCGGATTTTTCTACCCGACGCTCCCTTTGCGTGAAAATTATCCAGCTGCATCAGGTAATCGGAGACGAACCGCGAGCACAAGTTGCTGACGTAGTCACGCCTGTTCTGATCCATTTTCTTAAGTAGTTCACTTGTTGAATCGGGAGCCAATAGGTTGACTGCTGGCTCCGGCGTAGCACAAGTTGAACGACGA contains these protein-coding regions:
- the LOC123468119 gene encoding uncharacterized protein LOC123468119, with product MCIFTCAVTRAIHLELTKDMTARSFLLAFRRFSARRGPVSVMYSDNAQTFRCVSRYLKNIRSDPSVHDLLAMRRTSWIFSVSLAPWWGGFWERMVRITKDLLRRSNGRACLTYDELEVSLIETESVINARPLNYIGEGVDDPLPITPNQFLNNRRSTCATPEPAVNLLAPDSTSELLKKMDQNRRDYVSNLCSRFVSDYLMQLDNFHAKGASGRKIRVGEVVVIHDKLSKRLMWKTGVVKELLPSCDGLVRSAIVKFPSGNLLTRAIQCLYPVELREDQPEDVEIADGVLNPEPAETTAPQFPNPPDPAPFPLLSIDPADVEEDDHVANPAATDVGEVEAQGMGSGGEYVGNERRPQRPTMRSGRTTRIPAHLREYDLRGPR